In Leptolyngbya sp. NIES-2104, the genomic window AGATTCTATTTATGCCTCAGAATTATTAAAACTCTGCTATAACTGCTTACAGTTTGCGACAAATTGCCCCTTTGTTCTGGACGTTTCTCCATGCGAAAGCCCCTGTTTAAAGAACGGAAATTTTGGTTGATCCTCGCCTCTGGAGCCGGAGCGATCGGATTAATTGCGGGTGCATTATTGCCGATCGAGAAACTCAGACAAGTTTCAGAAATGCCATCGGGTGTAGTGAGTTCAATCCAATCGCTCAATTCCCCTCAGCCGAGTGGCATTGGGACACCTAGCACTGTGATTAGTCCACTGGTGACAAAATCCGCCAACGAACGCGGAGCCGCACTCAAACAGGTGACGCAAAGTGCAAGTTCGACATTGGAGCGCGATCGTGCTCGTTATTTGTTAGCGGTTGATCTAATTTCTCAGAATCAAGGCGAAAAAGCATTAGAACAACTCAAAGATTTAGAGAAAAGCTATCCAGTCTTAGCAGCACAGATTGGAGTAAAACGCGCTCAAGCCTATGAGGTGTCAGGAAAGCAGAAGGAAGCCGCGCAGACTTTACAAGAAGTTGTGAAACAGTTGCCGAAAGAACCTGCGACGGCTGAAGCACTCTTTACTTTAGGAAAAAAAGATTCTAAGTTCTGGGATCAAGCATTGCAGCAATTTCCATCGCATCCACGATCGATCGAGATTGCCAGAACGCGCTTAAAACAAAATCCGAAACAGTTTCCGTTGCTGATGTTGGTGGCGCGATATGGAACGGATAGTGAAGGCTATACCGAATTGCTCGATCGCATTGTTTCACAGTTTAGTAACCAACTAAAACCGGAAGACTGGGAAGCGATCGCATTTGGCTACTGGGAAAATCAAGTCTATGACAAAGGCGCGATCGCATATTCTCGTGCGCCTCAAACGTCATTAACCGCTTATCGATCGGCTCGTGGCTTGCATCTGAGTGGTAAACCTGGAGCAACAGAGCGCTATCGTCAAATGGTGCAGCAGTTTCCGCAGTCTTCAGAGGCAGGTTTAGCCCTGACGCGATTAGCAGATTTAGCAGAAACGCCACAAATGGCGATCGCGTATCTCGATCAAGTGATTCAGAATTTCCCCGATCGTGCTCCCGCTGCTTTGGTTGAAAAGTCGAAAATGCTCGACAAAATGAACAGCGGTAAGACTGCGGCACAGATGCGGCAATTAGTTCTCACTCAGTACGCGAATTCGGATGCTGCGGCTGAAATGCGCTGGGAATATGCTCAAAAAAGTGCCAAAGCTGGAAACATTAAACTCGCTCGACAATGGGCAGAGCCAATTTTAACCAACAATTCGACGAGTGAAATCGCGGCTGAGGCAGGCTTCTGGTCGGGTAAATGGGCACAAACGATCGGCAACAATGATCAAGCGGCGAAACTGTTCCAGAAAGTTCTCAGCGATCATCCTGAGTCTTATTTTGCTTGGCGATCGGCTTCGATTCTCGGTTGGAATGTGGGCGACTTTAACAGTGTCCGATCGATGAATCCCCAAGTGCAAAAACCGCTTTCTCGTCCGGAGTTACCTGCGGGATCGCCTGCATTAAAAGAGCTTTACCAATTGGGACAAGAACGCGCGGCTTGGTCACACTGGCAGATCGAATTTCAGAACCGGGTGAAACCGTCGATCGCAGAACAGTTCACCGATGGCGTGATGCGATTGGGTGTCGGTGACAATCTCGATGCGATTTATATGGTCGGAAGTTTGCGCGATCGAGACACGCCCGAAGATAAAGCACAATATCAGCAATTGAGAAAAAACATTGGTTACTGGCAGGCGCTTTATCCATTTCCGTTTGTGGAAACGATCGAGAATTGGTCACAGCAACGTCAAATCAATCCAATGTTAGTGACGGCATTAATTCGGCAAGAATCGCGGTTTGAACCAAATATTCGATCGAGCGTTGGAGCCGTGGGACTGATGCAAGTAATGCCCGAAACGGGTCAATACATTGCCAATAACATCAAAGTTAAAGAGTTCAAACTCGCTGATCCTGAAACCAATATCAAGTTTGGAACCTGGTATTTGGACTATACCCATGCACAGTACAGCAATAATTCTCTCTTAGCAGTTGCTAGTTACAATGCAGGACCCGGAGCCGTTTCAGGCTGGTTGAGCAAAGCGAAAACGCAAGATCCGGATGAATTTGTGGAATCAATTCCTTATTCGGAAACGCGAGGCTATGTGAAATCGGTGCTAGGAAACTATTGGAACTATCTCCGACTGTACAATCCGGAGATTTCACAGCGCGTGTCTCAAGTGGCAGCAGATCATCCGAAAGGGAACTAACAAAAAACCCCCGACCAAATCGTCAGGGGTGAATCATCAGGGTGCATCTACCATTCTCCTATACGAGAACCCTAGTCCTCGTCCGGAGAAATCTCTCAATTTTTCAGCGAAATTGCAGCCTGTTTAATCGGGTCTAAAAGGTCGATCGACACTTTCAAACTATTAAGCGATCGATATTCATCCGCTTTGCAATCCGCCGGAATCCCATGAAAATCACTTCCACCACTGATTAACAATCCGTTCTGAGCACACATTTCTTTCAGTCGCTCTGCTTGCCAAAGTGTGTGACTCGGATGATAAACTTCAATTCCCATCAGTCCAGCTTCCACTAGTTCTGGTAGAACTTGCTTCACAGGTGCACCCCGAAACAGAAACGGATGCGCCCAAATCGGAACGGCTCCACAATCGCGCAACAATCGAATACCATCTGCGGCACTGAATTTTTCATACTGAACAAATGCAGGTCGATCGTCCGCGAGAAAGCGATCGAAGGCTTCTCTCGTCGATTCCACATGACCCGCTCTTACCAATGCCGAAGCAATATGAGGACGACCGGGAGCCATTCCTTCGCCCATCTGCGGCAGTTCAATGTCGTAACCGAGTGCCGCAAGTTTATCGATCATTTCTTGAGCGCGACGTTTCCGCCCTTCGATGCGTTCGGTGAGGGGTGGAACTAACTGATCTCGATCGGGATAAAACCCCAAAATATGAAGAGAGCGATCGCGAAACACGGTACTCAATTCTAATCCAGGCACGATTTCGAGTTCGGGAGGAGCAGCAGCGGTTGCTTCGCAGTTGCGCAAAGCGCTAAACGCTTCATCCCAACCGGAAACCGTATCGTGATCGGTAATCGCGAGCGCACGAACACCGGACTCGATCGCGGCGTTCACGAGTTCGGTCGGACTCAGCATTCCATCTGAGTAGGTTGTGTGGCAATGTAGTTCTAACATACCTTTAATCTAGCGTAACGAGATGCCCGAAGGACCTGAAATTCGTCAAGCAGCGGATCAAATTGCGGCAGCATTAGTCGATCGACGAGTGACCGAAATGTTCTTCGCCTTCGATCGATTAAAACCTTACGAATCCGCATTCATCGGGCATTCTGTAACCGCTGTTCGGACTCGTGGGAAAGGCATGGTGATTTGTTTTAGCAATCAGCTTTATCTCTACAGTCACAATCAGCTTTATGGTCGCTGGTATGTTCGCAAAGCTCATTCTTACCCACAAACCAATCGACAGTTACGCTTAGCAATTCACACTGCAAAAAAATCAGCATTGCTCTACAGTGCTTCTGATATTGAAGTTTTACAAGAATCTGAACTATCGACCCATTTGTTTCTGAGTCGGATTGAGTTAGATGTGTTAGATGAAGCAGTGACTGTGGAACAGATTGAAGCTAGGTTTCGAGATAAACGATTCTATCGGCGACAGCTACCGATTTTATTATTAGATCAACATTTTCTTGGCGGCTTAGGTAACTATCTTCGGAGTGAAATTCTCTTTGTGGCGCGAGTGTTTCCAACCCTACGCCCGATCGATTGTTCTGATAGTCAAATACAAGCTTTATCACAAGCGGTTTTAACGGTTACACACCAGTCTTATCGAACAAAGGGAATTACTAACGATTTAGAAATAGCAATGCGGTTGAAAGCGAACGGCGATCGTAGAAGTGACTATCGGCACTATGTGTTTAATCGCGAGAATCGTCCTTGCTTTGTGTGTGGAACAGCGATCGTCAAAGAAGTCTTAGCTGGACGACGATTGTACTACTGCCCTCATTGCCAAGCCAAAATGCCAGTAAAATAGGTCGATGTTTGATACTCTTTCCAAATTCCTTGCAGACGAATACTCTGAGGATATTTCTTCTTGGTTGGTCGGTAAGCCGATCAAGCTCACGGAACTCAAGCCGAAAGAACTCTCACTTGAGCCGATTCGGGCGGATTCTGTAGTGCTGCTTAAATCAAGACGGCTGATCCTTCATGCGGAATTTCAAACCGATCCAGACGATCAAATTGGCTTTCGGATGGCGGATTATAGTTTACGAATTTATCGCAAGTTTCCGAATCGGCGATTAGTGCAGGTTGTCGTCTATCTACGGGAGACAAACTCGCAACAGGTGTATAAGACCGATTTTCAGGTGAATCGATTGCGGAATGAGTTTGATGTGATTCGATTGTGGGAGCAGTCAACTGAGCAATTTTTGCAGCGTCCAGGGTTGTTGCCGTATGCGGCATTGACGAGAACGAGCAATCGAGCCGCAACGCTCAGAGAAGTGGCGCAAAGAATCGAGGCATTGGAAGACGGACAGGAAAAGAGTAATCTAGCGGCAGCTTCTGGTGTGTTGGCTGCTTTATCATTGGATAAAGAAGTGATCAAACGAATTTTACGGAGGGATATTATGCAGCAATCTCCGCTTTATCAAGAATGGCAGCAAGAAGCTGAACTGCGTGGACGGCAAGAAGGACAGTTAGAAGCGCGTCGATCGTTAGCGCTCAAAATGTTACAGGAGAACTACCCCCTAGAAGCGATCGCTCGGCTGACTGAGTTATCGATCGAACAACTCGAACAGATCCGCCAAAACTAGATGAGAACGAATTATTTTAAGTGGAGTGCGATCGCGCTTGAGATGAAGGGCGATCGCGCTTCGATCGTTGCAGTGTCCCGCCCTGAAATGGAATTTCGGGCTAATCGGCGCAAGTCCATTAGAAATGGACTAAGAGAATGAAACTGCTTCCCAGTCTACTTCAGTAGACTTTCCACGATTAGCCCGAAATTCATTTCAGGGCGGGAGCGCAACGCAGCAAAGAGACTTTCAGATCTCGTCTAAGCCTCCACCTTCAACGGTGCAGCAGATTGCTTCCGACGACGCAAGCGCGACAGCACTCCGCTCACCACCAGACCAGGCAGAGGCGAAAACGCGAAGGGAATCGGAGTGATTTCGGTGATTTCAACGAAGCCATCACCACTTCTCACCCCATCAGCAACACTGATGTTGGCAGGATTGGCTAGAAAGGCTGAGTTGATAAAGCCAGTGCCGCCGATGGAGTTGCCACCTCCATTGAAACCGCCACCACCACCGCCATCGCCAACAGCGGGACCACCCCCACCGCCGCCGCCAAATCCACCAGCACCAGCACCAGGAAACCTGGGAGTGCCACCGCCGCCGCCGTTAAGGAAGCTAAAGCCACCGCTGAAACCGTTACTGCTGAAACCACCGCCACCGCCGCTAGTACTACCGCCAGTTCCATTACCGGCGCTGAAACTTCCGCTGCTGCCGCCCACGCCGACAGCGCCGTTCCTGCCAGCACCGCCGCCCGCAACGATGATCGGTATCGTGGTTCCGCCGTTGACCAAGACTACGAAAGCTTAAGGGGTGACAACGAAGCTAGAGAGCAGACTGAATCAGGGAAATGGCGTTGAGACCTCGCTGAAAGAAAAGGCGTTTTTGCGGCTTGAGTGCCATCAGTTGACCTGCCAAGGTTGACCACAAATTCAAGGGTTCAATCCATAACTTGCCATACAAGCCAATCCAGAAAGCACTGTGACGCTTTGTTGTCCGCTTTGGCTCAGTCACACGAGCGACGTAACGCTGCACTTGTTTTTTGCGAATGCGCCGCCCTTGTAGGGTCGAGATCGAGTAGGCAATGGCAATCAGGACCAGCAGGGCAGTAAAACGCCCGAAATCGGCATGACAATCTTCGAGGTGATAGCCGCCGGATTTGTAGTCTTTGAACAGGGGTTCAATCGAGAAGCGAGTGGCATAAGCGTTGAGCGTTTGTTCGGCATCGACGAGATTAGTCAGAAGATACCAAGCATCCGAACTCGATTGACGGTAGGCACGCTTTTGGCGCAAGACTAAATTGTGCTTGCCGAACCCGCGATTTTGCGTCACTTGAATTTGCAGATATTGCTCGGTGATTCCGGGCGTTTGCGGCAAGTCATCAAGGCGCGTAAACCTGCTGCTGTCGTCTGGTTTGACGGTCGTACTCTTCGGTAAACGGAACACGAATTTGACTCGCTTTTCTACACACCAAGCCGCCAGTTCAATGCTGTGAAACTCACGGTCTCCGAGCAGAATGAAGCGATGCTTTTTCAACAGATGAAACACAGGGCGTAACACTCTTCGTTGTTCAACAAGTGAACTCTGTCCTTGCTTGTTCAGCCACATCCAGTGCAATGGAATCGCTCGCTTATTGTACACAAGACTCACCATGATCAAGTTATGGTCTTGCCATTGGGTACGGTCAATCACCAGATGAAGTGGTTTGCTCCGGGGATGATGTCGCTTGACCCACTGCTTGACAATCGGAAACCAGATCGCTTGCGGAGTCAGTTGCGGCAAGCTCAAGAATCGTTGAATGTTTCGTCGTCTGCTCTCAAATAGAATCGGTTGCGGAAATAGAGTGGCTAAGCGTTCAATCGTAATTCTGCGCTCTTTGTGCAACAGTTCGACCAAGATTTCTAGCGTCACAAATTGCGTCTGGGTTAATTGCGATTGTAAACAGGTTTGATAGAATGAGGGCAACATATTTTAGATCGATGAGGTGAAACAATTGGAATCACCTCATTTTTTCTGTCTCTCGATACTGCTATCCGGCATCTTCTCTACGGTTCAGCTGCGTTGTCACCCCCTAAGCTACGAAAGTCCCTCCTCCTCCTCCTGATCCTCTTACGTTACTGTTGCCACCTTGACCGCCCACTAAAATGCTGATTGTCTGCCCCGCTGCCAGATTGAAGTCTGCCCCCGTTCTCCCGCCTAAGCCACCGGGGAGTCCGACACGGTTTCCACCTTGAGCGCCAAAGGTTGTAATCGTGTAGGTTCCCGTGATAGGCACTGTCCACGATTGCAAACTGCCCGTGAAGTTAAAAGTCTGGAGTGCCGCAGCGGGAGTCGCGTAAGCGACTCCCGCTGCGACTGCGCCTAAAAGTGCAAGTTTCATGATTTCTTCTCATCTTGAATGTCAACTAAGCGCGATCGAGCATCAGACAGTGCAACTCATCGATCGCAGCCCGAATGATCAGAAGTGCGATCGACCAGTGGCAGTCAATGAGCAGATACGCGATTGATCAAAACAGCACTGCGCGATCGAAGTGCTGGTCTACACCCACAAAATATACGGAGAACGAAACGCTGACACAGCTTTTAGGCTTGAAGTCTAAAATTTCAGAAGGTTTACCGAATCTGTGTCATGGTGCAATATGAGCAAACCGAATGATCACGGATGCAGTCTCTAACTTACGCAGGCTGAAGAGCTTGTATACTAAGCTCAATTTAAACGGATTAGCGGAATGAAAATGCCATCGGGCTTGGTGATTCAAGAGCGAAAGCTGACGAATTACCTCTTGATTTATCAGCCGAAAGATGACGAGTCCGAGTTTTTAGCTGGTGCGGGGTATACGCTGCAAACTTGGCGATCGTTGGAGCAGGATATACTCAGGGCAGTGGAGGGACATGAAGTATTTGAAACGATCGCGACTGAATGGGGCACAAGATTTAGAGTGAATTGTGAGTGGACTGGCTTGAATGGTCGCAGATTGAGAGTGGTGACGATTTGGCAGCAGGATACAGGTGCTGATGCGATTCGGTTTGTGACGCTGTATCCGGATAAGTCTGAGGAAGAGAATGCAGGGCAGGAGGATTGCAGAATGAAGGATGTGCTATTTCATTGGGTAGTTATGTTGCGGGATGTGCCGGAAAGCGGTGTAAAGGTGGGCGATCGTGGTGTGATTGTCGATGAGTTGCCGTTTTCAGAGGAACATCAGGAAACGGGATATACGATCGAGGTGTTTCGGCAAGGGGAAACGGTTGCGGTGGTGTCGGTTCCGGTGTCTTGGGGGAACGTGTTGCCGGAGGTGTGGGGACAGAAGGATGTGAGTGCGATCGCGGCGAGTTAGGGGGCGATCAGTCAAGCAATCGACGAAGCTGCTTGTAAACTTCATCGTCATTGCGTTTACCAACCAGAATGACCTCGACTAAATCTTCTTCAGGGTCATAACGATAGACAATTCTATATTCACCCGAATCTACTCGATAGTAGCCTTCGTAGCCTTTGAGTGCTTTGCTATCTGGAGGTAAGGGATCGAGGTTGAGCATCAGGACTTTCTTAGCAAGCTGTGCGGTAATTTTGGGCTGAAGTCCTTTGATGAACTCTAGAACGGATTCAAGACCATCAAGTTTTGCCATGTTCGTTATCGATCGTGCTTGTCGAGTGTTGCAAGCTGTTCTAGTTCGGCAACAAAGGTGGCTGATCCGACCATTGAAGAGTTTTGTAATTCGACTTCGGCAAGTTTTCCGAGGGCTTGATCTTCGAGTTCGGTGAGACGATCGAGCAGTTGCTGATAGTTCTGAATTGAGAGGACAACGTAGCTCGGCTGAGATTGATCGAGCAAAATCACAGGTTCGCTGGTTGCGGTTTCTAAAACGTCTTGAGATCGCGCTTTCATTTCTTCGATCGAGAATTGCTGCATGGCTGCTAATGGATGAGGGCGGATGGAATTATTTTAGTTGGTGGAGTGCGATCGCATCAGGTTAGCGATCGCGCTGATTTCAGATCATCACGGGTGCAGTGTTTAACTCACCTGGTGATTTCCAGCTTCCGGCTCTCGATTGTCTAAACGCGATCGATTTACGCCGATCGCGTAAATCGATCGCATCAGCTTAAATTTCGGCATCATCTGAGGTTTCCCCATGCCGTATGTCATGGCATAGCTCTGAGATAGCCCCCACAACCAAATCGCCGGAAATCTCGACTCTAACCAAGGCTGACTCTGAAAGAGCACCTTTGGAAACCAACCACTGAGAATCCAGCTAATCAACGCATTCAATCCAAAATTGAGATAGTTGCCAGTCCAGCGCAACAAATCTCTCGGACCTGCCATTTGCCAAATCCACAGCAATAAAGATGGATTCTTTAGCGCAGCCACGATCGCCATTGCATTAAACCTTGTCCAAGTCACTCGATCTTTGATAAACGCATCTGCAACTTCTGGCGGTTGGTCTGCTAACACATCAAAGAAGGTGTTCAGCATCGAATTCACTTGCTGTGGCGGTAATGATTTTCCAGTCGGAACCATCATTCCTTTTGAAAACATCCAAGTGACCGAAACATTGCTTTGATACGCTCGGATGGCATTGAGCGATCGCTTACTCAATAAGTCATGTTTCAGAGCAACATCTAGTAAGTGTGTTAATCGAGATAGATTCCGCACCAATGAACCGAAGCCCGTAAAGACTAACGGAGATTGCAGTGAGGCAGCATCCCCGATCGCGATTAATCGATCGAATGCAATGGTGCGATCGCGGCTATTGGTGCTGAAATGTCCTGGAATGTACCCGAATGTTGCCTTTTTCCAGACGAGTTTCTCCATGTCACAGCGCCGATATTCGGGCAAAATCGTAAAGAAATCCTCGTACATTTCGAGCAGCGATCCAGGATTCTCAGGATGCACTTGGTGATAGTGAAACAGATAAAAGGTTAGCTCTTTCTCTTCGGCGGGGAACAGCTCCCAGATCAATTGTCTGCCGCGTGAAATGTCGCCGTGACTGTTCAACACGTCGCCGTAGTGCGAATCCCACACGCCTTGATCAAAGCCTTCGGAAATCACAGCCCCAACCGTGGGACACACACTATCAAAAGCGCGTCCTCCGTTCAATTGCCACGCGATCGGGGAAGCTGTTCCCATTGCATCGACTAACAATCGTCCGGTGATGCGTCTTTCTTGCTGAGTGGGTAAATGAGTTGCATTGATCGTGACTTGATTCGGGCTGATATCAGCACGTTGAAATTCCGTTTCGTCCCAGACTTCGCCGCCTGCTTCTCTGAGTTTTTCACCACAGAGTTTGAGGAATCGCTCAGCATCGATCGCGATATTTAAAACCGTTGGCGTGTGGAGAATTTTCGCTTTGGCTTGCGGGGGATTGTTGGCATCAAAGAATTTATGGAAGCCGTCTACATATTCGTTGGCGATGACGCGATCAAACTCTGCGATCGTGAACAATCCCAAATCAATCAAGCTCTGAAATTCACTCCGCGAAATATTCCACTCGCGATTCATCCGTCCAAACGGCATTCGCTCAATCAGCAACACCCGATAGCCCAATTTCGCCATCACTGCCGCATGAACAATTCCCAACGCGCCACCAACGTAGATTAGATCAAATGCTGGTTTTGTTGGAGTCGTATCGCCGTTATCGGTGACAAACACGACTTGACGCGGCGTTTGAGGAGTTTGAACGCCTTCGCGCCATCGTTGCTCCCACCAGTACACACGATTGAGGTCGTATTCCCCGTTGGGAATCTTTTTGAAAAATTCGACTGTTTTCGGATAGTACGCCGCTAGAGCATCAAAAATTGATTGCTGAGATAAATCGATTTGTGGCGGTTCTGGGTAAAGATTGGGAAACTGCGATCGAATCGCCTCCACAAACTGATTTAAAATCTGCTTTTCACCTGGAACTGCACCAGTGCGAAACACTTTGAGATAGGTCGATCGCTGAACTGACCACACAAAAATCGACAATTCACCACCCAAAGTCAAACGAATTCCCGCAGGAGTGAGCGATTTTTCGCCAGATTTCGAACTGTAGCCCGTATGCAGCCATTGAATCACCGCATTGGTATCCGGGGTTGGGACTTCGAGGTAAAGGATTTCTTTCATAATCGTCGATCTAAACTCCGAATCGG contains:
- a CDS encoding transglycosylase SLT domain-containing protein, yielding MRKPLFKERKFWLILASGAGAIGLIAGALLPIEKLRQVSEMPSGVVSSIQSLNSPQPSGIGTPSTVISPLVTKSANERGAALKQVTQSASSTLERDRARYLLAVDLISQNQGEKALEQLKDLEKSYPVLAAQIGVKRAQAYEVSGKQKEAAQTLQEVVKQLPKEPATAEALFTLGKKDSKFWDQALQQFPSHPRSIEIARTRLKQNPKQFPLLMLVARYGTDSEGYTELLDRIVSQFSNQLKPEDWEAIAFGYWENQVYDKGAIAYSRAPQTSLTAYRSARGLHLSGKPGATERYRQMVQQFPQSSEAGLALTRLADLAETPQMAIAYLDQVIQNFPDRAPAALVEKSKMLDKMNSGKTAAQMRQLVLTQYANSDAAAEMRWEYAQKSAKAGNIKLARQWAEPILTNNSTSEIAAEAGFWSGKWAQTIGNNDQAAKLFQKVLSDHPESYFAWRSASILGWNVGDFNSVRSMNPQVQKPLSRPELPAGSPALKELYQLGQERAAWSHWQIEFQNRVKPSIAEQFTDGVMRLGVGDNLDAIYMVGSLRDRDTPEDKAQYQQLRKNIGYWQALYPFPFVETIENWSQQRQINPMLVTALIRQESRFEPNIRSSVGAVGLMQVMPETGQYIANNIKVKEFKLADPETNIKFGTWYLDYTHAQYSNNSLLAVASYNAGPGAVSGWLSKAKTQDPDEFVESIPYSETRGYVKSVLGNYWNYLRLYNPEISQRVSQVAADHPKGN
- a CDS encoding PHP domain-containing protein; translated protein: MLELHCHTTYSDGMLSPTELVNAAIESGVRALAITDHDTVSGWDEAFSALRNCEATAAAPPELEIVPGLELSTVFRDRSLHILGFYPDRDQLVPPLTERIEGRKRRAQEMIDKLAALGYDIELPQMGEGMAPGRPHIASALVRAGHVESTREAFDRFLADDRPAFVQYEKFSAADGIRLLRDCGAVPIWAHPFLFRGAPVKQVLPELVEAGLMGIEVYHPSHTLWQAERLKEMCAQNGLLISGGSDFHGIPADCKADEYRSLNSLKVSIDLLDPIKQAAISLKN
- the nei gene encoding endonuclease VIII — its product is MPEGPEIRQAADQIAAALVDRRVTEMFFAFDRLKPYESAFIGHSVTAVRTRGKGMVICFSNQLYLYSHNQLYGRWYVRKAHSYPQTNRQLRLAIHTAKKSALLYSASDIEVLQESELSTHLFLSRIELDVLDEAVTVEQIEARFRDKRFYRRQLPILLLDQHFLGGLGNYLRSEILFVARVFPTLRPIDCSDSQIQALSQAVLTVTHQSYRTKGITNDLEIAMRLKANGDRRSDYRHYVFNRENRPCFVCGTAIVKEVLAGRRLYYCPHCQAKMPVK
- a CDS encoding Rpn family recombination-promoting nuclease/putative transposase, whose amino-acid sequence is MFDTLSKFLADEYSEDISSWLVGKPIKLTELKPKELSLEPIRADSVVLLKSRRLILHAEFQTDPDDQIGFRMADYSLRIYRKFPNRRLVQVVVYLRETNSQQVYKTDFQVNRLRNEFDVIRLWEQSTEQFLQRPGLLPYAALTRTSNRAATLREVAQRIEALEDGQEKSNLAAASGVLAALSLDKEVIKRILRRDIMQQSPLYQEWQQEAELRGRQEGQLEARRSLALKMLQENYPLEAIARLTELSIEQLEQIRQN
- a CDS encoding IS4 family transposase, whose translation is MLPSFYQTCLQSQLTQTQFVTLEILVELLHKERRITIERLATLFPQPILFESRRRNIQRFLSLPQLTPQAIWFPIVKQWVKRHHPRSKPLHLVIDRTQWQDHNLIMVSLVYNKRAIPLHWMWLNKQGQSSLVEQRRVLRPVFHLLKKHRFILLGDREFHSIELAAWCVEKRVKFVFRLPKSTTVKPDDSSRFTRLDDLPQTPGITEQYLQIQVTQNRGFGKHNLVLRQKRAYRQSSSDAWYLLTNLVDAEQTLNAYATRFSIEPLFKDYKSGGYHLEDCHADFGRFTALLVLIAIAYSISTLQGRRIRKKQVQRYVARVTEPKRTTKRHSAFWIGLYGKLWIEPLNLWSTLAGQLMALKPQKRLFFQRGLNAISLIQSAL
- a CDS encoding glycine-rich protein — translated: MKLALLGAVAAGVAYATPAAALQTFNFTGSLQSWTVPITGTYTITTFGAQGGNRVGLPGGLGGRTGADFNLAAGQTISILVGGQGGNSNVRGSGGGGGTFVA
- a CDS encoding DUF6883 domain-containing protein, whose protein sequence is MKMPSGLVIQERKLTNYLLIYQPKDDESEFLAGAGYTLQTWRSLEQDILRAVEGHEVFETIATEWGTRFRVNCEWTGLNGRRLRVVTIWQQDTGADAIRFVTLYPDKSEEENAGQEDCRMKDVLFHWVVMLRDVPESGVKVGDRGVIVDELPFSEEHQETGYTIEVFRQGETVAVVSVPVSWGNVLPEVWGQKDVSAIAAS
- a CDS encoding type II toxin-antitoxin system RelE/ParE family toxin, which gives rise to MAKLDGLESVLEFIKGLQPKITAQLAKKVLMLNLDPLPPDSKALKGYEGYYRVDSGEYRIVYRYDPEEDLVEVILVGKRNDDEVYKQLRRLLD
- a CDS encoding type II toxin-antitoxin system Phd/YefM family antitoxin; the encoded protein is MQQFSIEEMKARSQDVLETATSEPVILLDQSQPSYVVLSIQNYQQLLDRLTELEDQALGKLAEVELQNSSMVGSATFVAELEQLATLDKHDR
- a CDS encoding NAD(P)/FAD-dependent oxidoreductase, yielding MKEILYLEVPTPDTNAVIQWLHTGYSSKSGEKSLTPAGIRLTLGGELSIFVWSVQRSTYLKVFRTGAVPGEKQILNQFVEAIRSQFPNLYPEPPQIDLSQQSIFDALAAYYPKTVEFFKKIPNGEYDLNRVYWWEQRWREGVQTPQTPRQVVFVTDNGDTTPTKPAFDLIYVGGALGIVHAAVMAKLGYRVLLIERMPFGRMNREWNISRSEFQSLIDLGLFTIAEFDRVIANEYVDGFHKFFDANNPPQAKAKILHTPTVLNIAIDAERFLKLCGEKLREAGGEVWDETEFQRADISPNQVTINATHLPTQQERRITGRLLVDAMGTASPIAWQLNGGRAFDSVCPTVGAVISEGFDQGVWDSHYGDVLNSHGDISRGRQLIWELFPAEEKELTFYLFHYHQVHPENPGSLLEMYEDFFTILPEYRRCDMEKLVWKKATFGYIPGHFSTNSRDRTIAFDRLIAIGDAASLQSPLVFTGFGSLVRNLSRLTHLLDVALKHDLLSKRSLNAIRAYQSNVSVTWMFSKGMMVPTGKSLPPQQVNSMLNTFFDVLADQPPEVADAFIKDRVTWTRFNAMAIVAALKNPSLLLWIWQMAGPRDLLRWTGNYLNFGLNALISWILSGWFPKVLFQSQPWLESRFPAIWLWGLSQSYAMTYGMGKPQMMPKFKLMRSIYAIGVNRSRLDNREPEAGNHQVS